AGAGATGGATTGATCATTACATTTTCAAATTACCAAACGATCAAATTGTTGCAATATTTAATGATGCAAGCACCGAAATGAAAGCTTTGGAACAATTAAAAGAAAGTGAAGATAACTTAAGAGCTGTGTTAGACGCTTCTCCTGATATTATTGTACTTGTTAATAATAAAGGTAAACTTCTTGAATCAAATGAAAGATTAGAGAAGTGGCTTGGGCTTGATCGAAATAATTTAATTGGATCAGAAATTCTAAAAAAATTTGATAATGAAGTTAGAGACATAAGATTAGATGTTTTTAAAAAAGTACTACAAACAAAAGCAAAGTTTACTTATAAAGATAAATCTAACAAAAGAATTTGGGAGAACACAATTATTCCAATTCTTGATGAAAAAAAACGTGTTAACAGATTTGCAGTTTATGCTTCAGATATTACTGATAAAGAATTATTTGAACAGAAGCTTAAGGAAACAAATGAAACTTTAAGAAACTTATCACAGCACATTATAAATATTAGAGAAGAAGAAAGGAAAAATATTTCGCGCGAAATTCATGATAATCTAAGTCAAATATTAACAGCAATAAATATGGATGTTTCATGGATAAAAAATTTAATTCCGGATAACTTGGAAAATATAAAAGAAAGATTTAATCCTCTTCTTAAATTAATTGATAATTCTATTTTAACTGTGCAAAAAATAAGTTCGGAATTGCGCCCCGGAATTTTAGATGATTTGGGATTAGTTAATGCAATTGAATGGCAAGCAAATGAAATAGGAAGAAAAACAAATTTATCTATAAATTTAAATTTACCTGATAATGAAATTGAATTATCAGAAGAAAAAAGAATTGCGGTTTTCAGAGTTTTTCAAGAATCAATGTCAAATATTATTCGTCACTCAAAAGCCAAAAATTTAAAAATTAGTTTAAAAGAAAAAACTAAAAATCTTATGTTAGAAATTATAGATGATGGAATTGGAATTGAACAAAGTAAAATTAATGATAATAAATCACTTGGTCTGCTTGGAATGAAAGAAAGAATTCTTTCAGTAGATGGTAAAATTAATTTTACTCGAAATAAAAAAGGTGGAACAACTGTAAAAATATTAATCCCAATTATTGAGAATTAAATGAAAGTTTTAATTGCAGATGATCATGCAATAGTTAGAAAAGGACTTCTTCAAATTGTTTCATCATTGCAAAGTATTAAAGAAGTTGAAGAAGCTGAAAACGGTAGAGAAGTATTAGAAAAGTTTGAGATCGGTAAATATCAATTACTAATATTGGATTTATCAATGCCGGTATTAAATGGTTTAGATACTTTAAAAATACTTATAAATAAAGATCCGGAAATAAAAGTATTAATTTTAAGCATTTATCCCGAAGAACAATATGCTATCAAAGCATATAAATTTGGTGCATACGGATATATTAATAAAAATGCTGCATCTGTTGAACTAAAAAAAGCAGTTGAACAAATTTTAACTGGTAA
The nucleotide sequence above comes from Ignavibacteriota bacterium. Encoded proteins:
- a CDS encoding response regulator transcription factor, producing MKVLIADDHAIVRKGLLQIVSSLQSIKEVEEAENGREVLEKFEIGKYQLLILDLSMPVLNGLDTLKILINKDPEIKVLILSIYPEEQYAIKAYKFGAYGYINKNAASVELKKAVEQILTGKKYLSTTLATKIMDYQDFDKPISERLSKREYQIMMMSAEGISSKEISEKLSISPKTISTYRSRILEKLNLQNFVQLMHFLNFKNL